One window of the Spirochaetota bacterium genome contains the following:
- a CDS encoding DUF1858 domain-containing protein: MAQDKINKDMTFGDLLRQFPKAGPILMGYGLHCIGCHIAVTETIEQGARAHGMDDSSIQKMMQDLNLQAAN; encoded by the coding sequence ATGGCACAGGATAAAATAAACAAGGACATGACCTTCGGCGATCTGCTTCGCCAGTTTCCCAAGGCCGGTCCCATTCTCATGGGCTATGGCCTGCACTGCATAGGATGTCACATCGCCGTGACCGAGACCATCGAGCAGGGCGCCCGCGCCCATGGCATGGATGACAGCTCGATCCAGAAGATGATGCAGGACCTGAACCTTCAAGCTGCGAACTAG
- a CDS encoding pyrimidine/purine nucleoside phosphorylase — protein MSEFKNVSIVKKANIYFNGGVTSRTVLFPDGSKKTLGVMLPGEYEFNTSDKEIMEIFSGDMDVMLPGAGTWKTVKGGESFDVPANSKFQLKVKSISDYCCSFVK, from the coding sequence ATGTCAGAATTTAAAAACGTTTCCATAGTAAAAAAGGCGAATATCTATTTTAATGGCGGGGTCACCAGCCGGACGGTGTTATTTCCGGACGGCTCGAAGAAGACCCTGGGCGTCATGCTTCCCGGCGAATATGAATTCAACACCTCCGATAAGGAGATCATGGAGATCTTTTCAGGCGATATGGATGTAATGCTGCCAGGCGCCGGGACCTGGAAAACAGTCAAAGGCGGTGAATCCTTCGATGTGCCGGCCAATTCCAAGTTTCAGCTCAAGGTCAAATCAATCTCGGATTATTGCTGCTCCTTCGTGAAATGA
- the glgX gene encoding glycogen debranching protein GlgX produces MGNLKTMPGSPLPLGAHVTKDGIQFSIFSRHCSTVTLLLFESDKADSPYIEVPLDPDLHRTGDIWHILIEGLPERQIYGYIIDGPYEPDKGHRFNKNKLLLDPCARAITGTRRWDLTMAQGYNAGSPDLDLSFSSADSKPFMPRCIALDRPRILHGMPLRIPERDYIIYELHVKGFTCHGSSGVGSPGTYRGLMEKIPYLKELGINAVELMPVQEFDEDDNTNINPFTGKRLKNFWGYNTMAFFAPKGSYSSSGAMGEQVAEFRDLVHAFHGAGIEVILDVVFNHTAEGDETGPTISFRGIDNSIYYILDKDPRFYTNFSGCGNTFNCNNPLVREFILEVLRYWVIDMNVDGFRFDLASILGRDQSGSIMSNPPLIEVIGEDPILRNTKIIAEAWDAAGAYQVGEFPGRWAEWNGKYRDDIRRFWRGDRNVVGYFATRVTGSSDLYGSSVKGPLQSINFVTCHDGFSLNDLVSYRKKHNAENGEENADGENHNLSCNLGVEGPDATKLITRMRSRMIRNYLSTLFLSQGIPMMLGGDEFRRTQKGNNNAYCQDNDISWVDWDLMELNRDLLRFTREMIRFRKEHPLLRKGSFFSGEATGGRSHPDISWHGFRVNEPDWGVDSRSIAMLICGEYAETTEGRADSDIYMIFHSGRVNRKFEVPPAPSGGRWKVAIDTANDPPFDIFDAGKEPFLDGNRYLVRKMSTVVLVSGYA; encoded by the coding sequence ATGGGCAACCTGAAAACGATGCCCGGGTCCCCCCTTCCCCTGGGGGCCCATGTCACGAAAGACGGCATACAGTTTTCGATCTTCAGCAGGCACTGCTCGACGGTGACCCTTCTCCTCTTTGAATCCGATAAAGCGGATTCTCCCTATATCGAGGTGCCGCTTGACCCGGATCTCCACCGGACCGGGGACATATGGCACATCCTGATAGAGGGCCTGCCGGAACGGCAGATCTACGGCTACATCATCGACGGCCCCTACGAGCCGGACAAGGGGCACCGCTTCAACAAGAACAAGCTGCTCCTGGATCCCTGCGCCAGGGCCATAACCGGGACGCGCCGGTGGGACCTCACCATGGCCCAGGGCTACAATGCCGGCTCTCCCGACCTGGACCTTTCATTCTCATCCGCCGACAGCAAACCCTTCATGCCCCGGTGCATAGCCCTGGACAGGCCCCGGATCCTCCACGGCATGCCGCTGCGCATACCGGAGCGCGACTATATCATCTACGAGCTCCACGTGAAGGGATTTACCTGCCACGGATCCTCCGGTGTGGGCAGTCCCGGCACCTACCGGGGCCTCATGGAAAAGATCCCCTACCTGAAAGAGCTGGGCATCAACGCCGTGGAGCTGATGCCGGTCCAGGAGTTCGACGAGGACGACAACACGAACATCAATCCCTTCACCGGGAAGAGGCTCAAGAACTTCTGGGGCTACAACACCATGGCCTTTTTCGCGCCCAAGGGCTCCTACTCCTCCTCCGGCGCCATGGGCGAACAGGTGGCCGAATTCAGGGACCTGGTCCACGCCTTTCACGGCGCGGGGATAGAGGTGATCCTCGACGTGGTCTTCAACCATACAGCCGAGGGGGACGAGACCGGGCCGACCATCTCGTTCCGGGGCATAGACAATTCGATCTATTACATACTCGATAAGGACCCCCGGTTCTATACCAACTTCTCCGGGTGCGGCAACACCTTCAACTGCAACAATCCCCTGGTGCGGGAATTCATCCTCGAGGTCCTCCGCTACTGGGTCATCGACATGAACGTCGACGGCTTCCGCTTCGACCTGGCGTCGATCCTGGGGAGGGACCAGAGCGGCAGCATCATGAGCAATCCGCCCCTGATAGAGGTCATCGGCGAAGACCCCATACTGCGGAACACCAAGATCATCGCGGAGGCCTGGGACGCCGCCGGCGCCTACCAGGTGGGGGAATTCCCCGGGCGGTGGGCCGAATGGAACGGCAAGTACCGCGACGACATCCGGAGGTTCTGGCGCGGCGACAGGAACGTGGTCGGCTATTTCGCCACCCGCGTCACCGGCAGCTCGGACCTGTACGGCTCCTCGGTGAAGGGCCCCCTGCAGAGCATCAACTTCGTCACCTGCCATGACGGTTTCTCCTTGAACGACCTGGTGAGCTACCGGAAGAAGCATAACGCCGAAAACGGCGAGGAGAACGCCGACGGAGAGAACCACAACCTGAGCTGCAACCTGGGCGTGGAGGGACCGGACGCGACAAAGCTCATAACCAGGATGCGCTCCCGCATGATCCGGAACTACCTGTCCACCCTTTTTCTGTCGCAGGGAATCCCGATGATGCTGGGGGGCGACGAATTCAGGAGGACCCAGAAGGGAAACAACAACGCCTACTGCCAGGACAACGATATCTCCTGGGTCGACTGGGACCTGATGGAGCTCAACCGTGACCTCCTTCGATTCACGAGGGAAATGATTCGGTTCAGGAAGGAGCACCCACTCCTCAGGAAAGGGAGCTTCTTCTCCGGCGAAGCCACCGGCGGCAGGTCCCACCCGGACATAAGCTGGCACGGGTTCCGCGTCAATGAGCCGGACTGGGGCGTCGACAGCCGCTCCATCGCCATGCTCATCTGCGGGGAATACGCGGAAACGACTGAAGGGAGGGCCGACAGCGACATCTACATGATATTCCACAGCGGAAGGGTCAACCGGAAATTCGAGGTCCCGCCGGCGCCATCGGGCGGCAGGTGGAAGGTGGCGATAGACACCGCCAATGATCCGCCCTTCGACATTTTCGACGCGGGAAAGGAGCCGTTTCTTGATGGGAACCGCTACCTTGTGAGGAAGATGTCCACCGTGGTGCTGGTATCCGGATACGCGTAG
- a CDS encoding DUF1573 domain-containing protein, which produces MPAGGSGEIEITLKTGNHSGKLTKSVMVYTNDPEQNTIKLMLTAEVK; this is translated from the coding sequence ATCCCTGCCGGAGGCAGCGGAGAAATAGAAATAACGCTTAAAACCGGAAACCATTCCGGAAAACTGACCAAGTCAGTCATGGTATACACCAACGACCCGGAGCAGAACACGATCAAGCTGATGCTGACGGCCGAGGTGAAATAA
- a CDS encoding DUF1573 domain-containing protein translates to MKKFLILLLLPAVLYCNGKPRIQFEKTEHNFGRQEQNIEVKHVFAFKNAGDGTLVIDKISAG, encoded by the coding sequence ATGAAGAAATTCCTTATATTGCTGCTATTGCCGGCGGTCCTGTACTGCAACGGAAAGCCCAGGATCCAATTCGAGAAAACCGAACACAACTTCGGCAGGCAGGAGCAGAACATCGAAGTCAAACACGTTTTCGCGTTCAAGAACGCCGGTGACGGCACATTGGTGATAGACAAGATCTCGGCCGGATGA
- a CDS encoding threonylcarbamoyl-AMP synthase, whose protein sequence is MIFVINEQNPQKRLIDKAVEVLREGGVIVYPTDTVYAYGCDITDKRAIEKIYWIKHIGRNKPLSFIFSDISEISAYARNISDRAFKIMKKAFPGPYTLIFNATKLVPKVAITNQKTIGVRIPDNNIALDLVRTLGRPIMSASVSTSTGEYIVDPKDLEKIYRNEVDLVIDAGPKVSELSTVIDLTDGNPVVLREGKGELFF, encoded by the coding sequence ATGATATTCGTCATAAATGAACAAAACCCCCAGAAACGGCTCATAGACAAGGCCGTTGAGGTGTTGAGGGAGGGGGGCGTTATCGTGTACCCGACCGACACCGTGTACGCCTACGGGTGCGACATCACCGACAAGCGCGCCATCGAGAAGATCTACTGGATCAAGCACATAGGCCGCAACAAGCCACTCAGCTTCATCTTCAGCGATATTTCCGAGATCAGCGCCTATGCCCGCAATATATCGGACCGGGCCTTCAAGATAATGAAAAAGGCCTTCCCGGGCCCCTATACGCTCATATTCAACGCCACGAAGCTGGTGCCGAAGGTGGCCATTACCAACCAGAAGACCATCGGCGTGCGCATACCGGACAACAACATAGCCCTTGATCTGGTGCGCACCCTGGGGCGGCCCATAATGTCCGCCAGCGTCAGCACCTCCACCGGCGAGTATATCGTGGACCCGAAGGACCTTGAGAAGATATACCGGAACGAGGTGGACCTGGTCATCGACGCCGGTCCCAAGGTCTCCGAGCTGTCGACCGTCATTGACCTGACCGATGGAAATCCGGTCGTGCTGCGTGAAGGGAAGGGGGAATTATTTTTTTAA
- a CDS encoding LruC domain-containing protein produces the protein MKKLFVLAIVAFAMTMIGCDTSKKKAFPLFSTDSANVESTTVTEKGGTTVDETTAEVTTAETTQETGTEVKTETTAEVKTETKTETAKEETTPAAETEKVADENKDTTSEEKFEYSTVKNLDFDLTIMADATTAVGKANINVSTNGEAVSASITDAAGKAAFKSTVSQTCAAIDIVIEHPEYETKTVTVDKVQDLATIARVIYLEKKKTADTVADADKDGVADDKDQFPDDPKYIAAVSSEYTIAFEDLYPNKGDADFNDLVVKFGIMEYIDPQNKISKINIRSKVLAAGAGYQNKFYISVLGKDYCLIEDPKKDLG, from the coding sequence ATGAAAAAACTATTTGTGCTGGCCATCGTGGCTTTCGCAATGACCATGATCGGCTGCGATACTTCAAAGAAAAAGGCCTTTCCCCTTTTCAGTACTGATTCGGCCAATGTTGAATCAACCACTGTGACAGAGAAAGGCGGAACGACCGTGGATGAAACGACGGCCGAAGTCACGACGGCGGAAACGACGCAGGAAACCGGGACCGAGGTGAAAACAGAAACCACGGCCGAAGTGAAAACTGAGACCAAGACTGAAACCGCGAAGGAAGAAACCACGCCGGCAGCGGAGACGGAAAAAGTCGCAGACGAAAACAAGGACACGACTTCAGAAGAAAAGTTCGAGTATTCCACGGTGAAGAACCTCGACTTCGACCTTACCATCATGGCTGACGCGACCACGGCGGTGGGCAAAGCCAATATCAACGTCTCGACGAACGGCGAAGCCGTTTCAGCTTCGATCACGGACGCCGCCGGCAAGGCCGCCTTTAAATCCACGGTGAGCCAGACCTGCGCCGCCATCGATATCGTCATAGAGCACCCGGAATATGAAACCAAGACCGTCACGGTCGACAAGGTCCAGGACCTCGCGACGATAGCCCGTGTCATCTATCTCGAGAAGAAGAAAACGGCCGACACTGTGGCTGATGCCGATAAAGACGGCGTTGCCGACGACAAGGACCAGTTCCCCGATGATCCGAAATACATCGCCGCCGTGTCCAGCGAGTACACCATCGCCTTCGAAGACCTGTATCCGAACAAGGGCGACGCGGACTTCAACGACCTGGTCGTGAAATTCGGGATCATGGAGTATATCGATCCCCAGAACAAGATCAGCAAGATCAACATCAGGAGCAAGGTCCTCGCGGCCGGCGCCGGTTACCAGAACAAGTTCTACATCTCCGTGCTGGGAAAGGACTATTGCCTGATCGAAGACCCGAAGAAAGACCTGGGCTAG
- a CDS encoding radical SAM protein: MLSCCVLDCYVDEPACFGVPPFVSPYPRYIYGALSEAGVDEGHIHCLTIDSLRNGDYRFERSYDMVFLVGGAVVPGRYLGSRIGTAAEIRRIAERNPGQRIAIGGLISYVLPGGDNVTLVRNDIEKYARHFAGGGEEDERRTAPEIARWAVLGAGSVRAHPRFPDIICEIETSRGCPRRGHCSFCSEGLFERVEFREPEDVIAEIDALIRAGVSRFRLGRQADILQYKSDCAGFTGGFPRPVPGPIGELLSELRARKERGLISVLNIDNANPGTIAAFPDESSSILKDLAATVTPGDTMALGIESFDEEVVRRNNLKVFPREALRAIEIINGIGGARIDSIPSLLPGVNLLHGLDGETVETFEKNYRSLSEILERGLLVKRINIRQVIPFPGTPAHAKKYAPSKSVENRFTYYRDRIRSEIEHPMLVNIYPPGTILRQGQVLETQAGYSYAKQIASYSITLKIPMELPLMSFHDVVIISHRERSLMALPFPININTLPQKALELIPGIGKKGATDIILRRPFASLEQASAYLNNVSIDIKRSMIV, encoded by the coding sequence ATGCTGAGCTGCTGCGTCCTTGACTGCTATGTGGACGAGCCGGCATGCTTCGGCGTCCCTCCCTTCGTATCGCCCTACCCGCGCTATATTTACGGCGCCCTGTCTGAGGCGGGGGTCGACGAGGGCCATATCCACTGCCTCACCATCGACTCCCTCCGGAACGGCGATTACCGGTTCGAACGCTCCTACGACATGGTGTTTCTCGTCGGCGGCGCCGTGGTCCCCGGCCGCTACCTGGGTAGCAGGATCGGCACCGCCGCCGAGATCCGGCGCATAGCGGAGCGGAACCCGGGACAGCGGATCGCCATAGGCGGCCTCATAAGCTATGTTCTGCCGGGCGGCGACAATGTCACGCTCGTTCGCAATGACATCGAGAAATACGCCCGCCATTTCGCCGGCGGCGGAGAAGAGGACGAGCGGCGCACCGCCCCGGAGATCGCCCGATGGGCCGTTCTGGGAGCCGGATCGGTCCGCGCGCACCCGCGCTTTCCGGACATCATCTGCGAGATCGAGACATCCCGGGGCTGTCCCCGCCGGGGCCACTGCTCCTTCTGCTCCGAGGGGCTCTTCGAAAGAGTGGAATTCCGCGAACCGGAAGATGTCATCGCGGAGATCGACGCCCTCATCAGGGCCGGCGTGTCCCGCTTCAGGCTCGGGCGCCAGGCGGACATCTTGCAGTACAAGTCCGACTGCGCCGGCTTCACCGGCGGTTTCCCCAGGCCGGTGCCCGGGCCGATCGGGGAGCTCCTGTCGGAGCTGCGGGCCAGGAAAGAGAGGGGCCTCATATCAGTCCTCAATATCGACAACGCCAATCCGGGGACCATCGCCGCCTTTCCCGATGAATCGTCATCGATCCTGAAAGACCTGGCGGCGACGGTCACGCCGGGGGACACCATGGCGCTGGGGATCGAATCCTTCGATGAAGAGGTTGTTCGCAGGAACAACCTGAAGGTCTTTCCCAGGGAGGCCCTTCGCGCCATCGAGATCATCAATGGCATCGGCGGCGCAAGGATTGACTCCATCCCGTCGCTTCTTCCGGGAGTTAACCTTCTCCACGGCCTCGACGGCGAGACAGTGGAAACCTTTGAGAAAAACTACCGCTCTCTGTCCGAGATCCTGGAGCGGGGGCTCCTGGTGAAGAGGATCAACATCCGCCAGGTCATTCCCTTCCCCGGCACGCCGGCCCATGCGAAAAAATACGCACCCTCCAAAAGCGTCGAGAACCGCTTCACCTATTATCGCGACAGGATCCGATCCGAAATAGAGCATCCCATGCTGGTCAATATCTATCCGCCGGGCACCATACTGCGGCAGGGCCAGGTCCTTGAAACACAGGCCGGATATTCCTACGCAAAACAGATCGCAAGCTATTCCATAACATTGAAGATCCCGATGGAGCTTCCCCTGATGAGCTTTCACGACGTCGTGATCATTTCCCATCGCGAGAGATCGCTGATGGCCCTCCCGTTTCCAATTAATATCAATACCCTGCCGCAGAAAGCCCTGGAGCTGATTCCCGGCATCGGTAAAAAGGGTGCCACCGATATTATTCTAAGGAGACCCTTTGCCTCCCTTGAACAGGCTTCCGCGTATCTGAACAATGTCTCTATTGATATAAAGAGATCCATGATTGTGTAG
- a CDS encoding HDIG domain-containing protein, producing MNNHAPVPTLEECYEIMRRYGMRDNIMRHSEQVMNVAMALVAHLRVPDIIQDSLVMTAALLHDIAKTRTIETKEMRHDLIGGEIMRELGYDAIAEIVDSHVVFEGFKPKGDLEARELVFYADKRVMHDTIVSIDDRVDDLVKRYGINQHIITLITENKSFVLAVEKKIQGFLTRDIEEIVAALC from the coding sequence ATGAACAACCACGCACCGGTCCCCACCCTGGAGGAATGCTACGAGATCATGAGGCGCTACGGCATGCGGGATAACATCATGCGCCATTCCGAGCAGGTGATGAACGTCGCCATGGCCCTGGTGGCCCACCTCAGGGTCCCGGACATCATACAGGACAGCCTGGTAATGACGGCCGCCCTCCTCCACGACATCGCCAAGACCAGGACCATCGAGACCAAGGAGATGCGCCATGACCTGATCGGCGGCGAGATCATGCGCGAGCTGGGCTACGACGCCATCGCGGAGATCGTCGATTCCCATGTCGTGTTCGAGGGCTTCAAGCCCAAGGGAGACCTGGAGGCGCGGGAGCTGGTCTTCTACGCGGACAAGCGTGTCATGCATGACACCATCGTGTCGATAGACGACCGCGTCGACGACCTGGTCAAGCGCTACGGGATCAACCAGCACATCATCACCCTGATCACCGAGAACAAGTCCTTCGTCCTTGCGGTCGAAAAAAAGATACAGGGCTTTCTCACCCGCGACATCGAGGAGATCGTGGCGGCATTATGCTGA
- a CDS encoding SAM-dependent chlorinase/fluorinase, translated as MVALITDFGYTDHFVGVVKGVIKSLSPGVDIIDISHSVQSYSILNAQFILHSSYRFFPEGTVFCVIVDPGVGTGREGIIASDGRYRFVMADNGVISAVMSDITAVYHIDMSLFKKASRTFHGRDVFAPVAAGLARGAKPEEFGTPAVSVIQSDFPRFSASGNALTCLILHIDKFGNAITSLPVNTIDFEACSLYSVSSERYRIKSICVRAYGDLFKGQCGMLRGSSGFIELTLRERSIAEKYGMAIGDELTLAPLGSEQAPSP; from the coding sequence ATGGTCGCTCTTATTACGGATTTCGGATACACCGACCACTTTGTCGGCGTCGTCAAGGGCGTGATTAAAAGCCTGTCCCCCGGCGTCGACATCATCGACATAAGCCACTCCGTTCAATCTTATTCGATCCTGAACGCCCAGTTCATCCTGCACTCGTCGTACCGGTTTTTCCCGGAGGGAACAGTCTTCTGCGTCATCGTCGATCCCGGCGTGGGCACCGGCCGCGAAGGGATCATTGCGTCGGACGGCCGGTACCGGTTCGTCATGGCCGACAACGGCGTCATCTCCGCGGTGATGTCCGATATCACCGCGGTGTACCACATCGACATGTCGCTGTTCAAAAAGGCCTCCCGCACCTTTCACGGCAGGGACGTTTTCGCCCCGGTCGCGGCCGGTCTCGCCCGGGGAGCGAAGCCCGAAGAATTCGGGACCCCGGCGGTATCGGTAATACAGAGTGACTTCCCGCGGTTCTCTGCATCGGGGAACGCCCTGACCTGCCTCATCCTCCATATCGATAAATTCGGCAATGCCATAACGTCTCTCCCGGTAAATACAATTGACTTTGAGGCCTGCTCATTGTATTCGGTCTCTTCAGAGCGATACCGGATCAAATCGATCTGCGTGCGCGCCTACGGCGACCTCTTCAAGGGGCAGTGCGGCATGTTACGGGGGAGCTCCGGGTTTATCGAGCTGACCCTGCGCGAGAGATCCATCGCGGAGAAGTACGGGATGGCCATAGGGGACGAGCTGACCCTGGCGCCACTGGGGTCAGAGCAGGCTCCGTCGCCATGA
- a CDS encoding proline--tRNA ligase: MRLSRYILPTLKEDPSDAVVLSHRLMMRAGLIRKESAGMYVYLPLGWRVLRKIIGIVREEMDRAGALECLMPELTNADLWKESGRWDTMGPEMFRIRDRNAMEYALAPTHEEAFTAAVRSLISSYRDLPVNVYQINTKFRDEIRPRFGVIRSKEFIMKDAYSFDMDEKGLEESYQAMRAAYRRVFERCGLETIPVEADTGSMGGSNSEEFMVASEVGEESLLLCDACGYRANREKAEYGRPAAAGSEAPKDLVEVATPDVKTIDDLVKFFNCSGDRFLKSIIYLADGKPVMAVVPGSREINELKLARAAGAASLELAPDTVVTEVTGAPVGFAGPVTKKNIRIIFDISVKGVVNGITGANKKDVHFDGVNPGRDFIIKEEADITCAEEGDSCPKCGAAMYVKKGIEVGHIFKLGYKYTKSMKVSVLNEQGAEVTPIMGCYGIGVNRTMAAVVEQHNDDKGIIWPVSLAPFDIHLVGLGKADDYIKKTDEIYELLAAGGFEVLYDDRKASPGVKFADADLVGLPVRITIGKNYFQTGEAEVKLRRGGDVMKVKKEDLAEKVKEILR, from the coding sequence ATGAGATTATCCCGATACATACTCCCCACGTTGAAAGAAGACCCCTCCGACGCCGTGGTCCTGAGCCACCGCCTGATGATGCGGGCCGGCCTCATCCGCAAGGAATCGGCGGGCATGTACGTGTACCTGCCCCTGGGCTGGCGGGTGCTCCGCAAGATCATCGGCATCGTGCGGGAGGAGATGGACCGGGCCGGCGCGCTGGAGTGCCTGATGCCGGAGCTCACCAACGCCGACCTCTGGAAGGAGTCGGGCCGGTGGGACACGATGGGCCCGGAGATGTTCCGCATCCGCGACCGCAACGCCATGGAATACGCCCTGGCCCCGACCCACGAGGAGGCCTTCACCGCCGCCGTGCGCAGCCTCATTTCGTCGTACCGCGACCTGCCGGTCAACGTGTACCAGATCAACACCAAGTTCCGCGACGAGATCCGCCCCCGCTTCGGCGTGATCCGCAGCAAGGAATTCATCATGAAGGACGCCTATTCCTTCGATATGGACGAGAAGGGCCTGGAGGAGTCGTACCAGGCGATGCGGGCCGCCTACCGCCGCGTGTTCGAGCGCTGCGGCCTCGAGACGATCCCGGTGGAGGCCGACACCGGCTCCATGGGCGGGAGCAACTCCGAGGAATTCATGGTGGCTTCAGAAGTGGGAGAGGAGTCGCTCCTCCTCTGCGACGCCTGCGGGTACCGGGCCAACCGCGAGAAGGCCGAGTATGGCCGCCCCGCCGCGGCCGGTTCCGAAGCGCCGAAGGACCTGGTCGAGGTGGCCACGCCGGACGTGAAGACCATCGACGACCTGGTGAAGTTCTTCAACTGCTCCGGCGATCGCTTTTTAAAAAGCATCATCTACTTGGCAGACGGCAAGCCGGTTATGGCCGTTGTGCCGGGGAGCCGCGAGATTAATGAGTTGAAGCTGGCCCGGGCCGCCGGCGCGGCCAGCCTTGAGCTGGCCCCCGATACCGTTGTTACTGAAGTCACCGGCGCGCCCGTCGGGTTCGCCGGTCCCGTGACGAAGAAGAACATCAGGATCATTTTCGACATATCCGTCAAAGGCGTCGTTAACGGCATCACCGGGGCAAACAAGAAGGATGTCCATTTCGACGGCGTCAACCCGGGCCGCGATTTTATTATAAAGGAAGAGGCCGATATCACCTGCGCGGAGGAGGGGGATTCCTGCCCCAAGTGCGGCGCGGCCATGTACGTGAAAAAGGGGATCGAGGTGGGTCATATCTTCAAGCTCGGTTATAAATATACTAAATCGATGAAGGTCAGCGTCCTCAACGAACAGGGAGCGGAGGTGACTCCCATCATGGGCTGTTACGGCATCGGCGTGAACCGCACCATGGCCGCCGTGGTTGAGCAGCATAATGACGACAAGGGGATCATCTGGCCGGTTTCCCTGGCGCCCTTTGACATCCACCTGGTGGGCCTGGGTAAGGCCGATGACTATATCAAAAAAACCGACGAAATATATGAGCTCCTCGCCGCCGGCGGGTTTGAAGTCCTCTATGACGACCGGAAGGCCAGTCCCGGCGTCAAGTTCGCCGACGCGGACCTGGTGGGCCTGCCGGTGCGCATCACAATCGGGAAAAACTACTTCCAGACCGGGGAGGCCGAAGTGAAGCTCCGCAGGGGCGGGGATGTGATGAAGGTTAAAAAAGAGGATCTGGCGGAGAAGGTAAAAGAAATTCTTCGTTAG
- a CDS encoding electron transfer flavoprotein subunit beta/FixA family protein: MKIAVCLKQVPDMESKFKILEDKKIDESQIAFKINDFDNYAVEAALQLKEKFGGEVVIVTCGPERAAKDIRQAFAMGADWGIHVNDPAVEAGDNFVVASTLQKAIESIGGVELVLTGVQAEDDQAAVTGVTLADLMGWPHCTNVKKLEVNGAALTVNRELEGGLNEVLEMNAPAVLTVQSGINEPRYPTLPGIMKAKKKRLDVKKAADIGASAASKTDFIKMFFPVSEHKAEIIQGDPATAAAKLVEKLKNEAKVI, encoded by the coding sequence ATGAAGATAGCTGTCTGTCTAAAACAGGTTCCTGACATGGAATCCAAGTTCAAAATCCTTGAAGACAAAAAAATCGATGAATCACAGATCGCTTTCAAAATCAATGATTTCGATAACTACGCCGTTGAAGCAGCTCTGCAACTGAAAGAGAAGTTCGGCGGGGAAGTCGTTATCGTTACCTGCGGTCCCGAGCGCGCGGCCAAGGACATCCGCCAGGCCTTCGCGATGGGCGCGGACTGGGGCATCCATGTGAATGACCCCGCGGTTGAAGCCGGCGACAATTTTGTCGTTGCCTCGACCCTGCAGAAAGCCATTGAAAGCATCGGCGGCGTTGAGCTCGTCCTCACCGGCGTACAGGCCGAAGACGACCAGGCTGCCGTTACCGGCGTTACTCTGGCCGACCTGATGGGCTGGCCGCACTGCACCAACGTCAAGAAGCTGGAAGTGAACGGCGCCGCCCTCACGGTGAACCGTGAGCTCGAAGGCGGGCTGAACGAAGTCCTCGAAATGAACGCCCCGGCGGTCCTCACGGTGCAATCAGGCATCAACGAGCCCCGGTATCCGACCCTTCCGGGCATCATGAAAGCCAAGAAGAAACGGCTCGATGTCAAGAAAGCCGCCGACATCGGCGCTTCCGCGGCGTCAAAGACCGATTTCATAAAGATGTTCTTCCCTGTATCCGAGCACAAGGCGGAAATCATTCAGGGCGATCCGGCGACCGCAGCGGCGAAGCTCGTTGAGAAATTAAAGAATGAAGCCAAGGTGATATAA